The sequence CGGAATTGTAATCCACAATATGCTCTGCCGTCAACAAAATAGAGGCAATGCCGGTGGTGACGATGATAGCCAGAATCACTTGCTCCACTGCATAGGTGCAGCGCGCGGCATCTATATCTGCCATGGCCTGTGCACCGTAGGTAAGCAGCGGGTCCAAGCACATTCGGCTCACATTTACACCCAGGGCATGGTAGTGCACCAGCGCTTCACCTCGGGAGCTCATCTCCGCTTCAAAATACTTGGCGTAAGTGTCGCCCATACCGGCCCAAATATAGCGCCGTGGGGCGGCTGCAATCACCGAGGGCAGAATAAAGGCGTGCACCGGCGGCGCTTTGTGAAAATCCGGCGCCAAAAAGGTGCCGTCTGCGTGGTACAGAATCGATACTGCCGTGGTGGCCGCGCAGGTGGAGGCAATGGTGGGAAAGGTGAATACCGGCTTGCCGCTTTCTTCCCCATAGGCTTTGCCGGTGTCCAGTGCCTTGCCGCCGCCAACAGCAAAGATCATATCTGCTGCTGCCACTGCCGGGTTCTCTGCCAAGGCAGCAATGTTCTCCCGACTGGCCTCGCCGCCGTACCACACAAAATCCGTAATGGTCACGGCGCTGCCTTGGATCGCGGCCAGCAGACGCTCCCGCACCGCTGCCATGGCTTTGTGTCCGCCGATCACCACCGCTGTGGCGCCAAAGGGCGCGCACACCGTTGGAATTTGCTTGTAAACCTGCTCGCCGATGGAATAGGACGGCAGGGTAATGGAATAATCCGTCATAGGATTTAGGTCCTTCCTGGCTAACTTATAATCCTCTTATAGGACTGTGTGAAAATTATAGCACCGCAGGCGGGCTTTGTCAACGAAATTCTTTAGCAAGTTAAAGTGATAAATTGCAACTACACAATGCGTCCGCCGCCCAGTACCGTGTCGCCGTCATAAATAACGGCAGCCTGACCGGGGGTCACCGCTCGTTGCGGCGCGTCAAAGGTTAGCTGTACATCGCCGCCGGGCAGCACCTCTACGGTGCAGGGCGCCTGGTGCATATTGTAGCGGATCTTGGCAGCAGCATGCAGCGGTTCGGCAGGCGCTGCAATGCTCAGCCAGTTGAACTCGGTCACCCGTACCACCGTACTGTTCAGTTGGTCGTTGGGGCACAGGGTCACCGTGTTGCTTTCCGGATCCTTCTTGCACACATACAGCGGCGCCGGCAGCGCAAGACCCAGCCCACGGCGCTGGCCGATGGTGTAGCGAATAATGCCCTTGTGGCGGCCCAGTACATTCCCCTGTGTGTCTACAAAATCCCCGGGGGGATAGTGGCGGCCGGTATAGCTTTCAATAAAGGCGGCGTAGTCCCCGTCCGGCACAAAGCAAATGTCCTGGCTTTCTCTTTTGTGGGCGTTGATAAAGCCGTTTTCCTCTGCAATGGCGCGCACCTGGTCCTTATGCAGCTCACCTAAGGGAAACAGGGTGTGGGCCAGCTGCTCCTGGGATAGATTATAGAGCACATAGCTTTGATCCTTTTTGTCGTCCAGCGCCTTGCGCAGCCGATAGCGGCCGTCCACGCAGTCAATGCGGGCGTAGTGGCCGGTGACCACATAGTCGTAGCCCAGGGTGATGGCGCGGCGACACAGGGTGTCAAATTTTAAGCACTTGTTGCAGTCAATGCAGGGGTTGGGGGTGCCGCCTGCCTCATAGGTGGCAATAAATTTATCAATGACCTTTTCCTTAAAGTCGCCTTTAAAATTGAACACTTGATAGGGCATACCCAGTCGGCGGGCCACGCTGCGGGCGTCCTCCACATCGGACAGGGAACAGCAGGTCTTTTCCCGCTGGGCCATCAAAATATCGTCGCTATCAAATAGCTTCATGGTGGCACCCATACAGTCGTACCCGGCGTCCAACATCAGCTTGGCGGCCACGGAACTGTCCACGCCGCCGCTCATGGCGATCAATGCTTTTTTCAAAAAAACGCACCTGCTTTCTTGACACTTTCAGTCTACTATACTAATATATACAGGAATAGAAGTAAAGAGGGAGTTTTTAGTTTTTATGCAAAAAATGCGTTTTTTTCGCCGGTGCCTTCCGCTGTTTTTGGCCTTTTGGCTGCTACTGGCAGTGGCGGGCGCGCCCTTTGCTGCTTATGCAGGGGAGAGCGTGACTGTGCGGGACAGCAGCGGGAAGGTGTGCTACGCTGCGCCCATGGATCCGGAGAACGCTTGCCCGGCGCTGCAATCGGCGCTGGACACGGTGCGCAGCGGCGCCTACGGCACCTGCACGGTTACCGTGACCCCCGGGGAATATCGAATGACAAAGAGCGCTGTGCTGGCGTCTGATATGACCCTGAACCTGACAGGGGTGACCCTACTCAATGCCAATGCAGGCAAGGGTAACATCTTTATCTCACCCAATCGGGACCGTACCGGCAAGGACTACACCGAATATTCTGCGTTGGAGAACTGCACGCTGCGGGGCGGCACGCTGGATTATGCGCCGGGCAATACCAACGGCTCCTGCCTGCTGCGCCTGGCGCATTGCAAGAATGTGACCGTGGACGGCACGGCATTTCTCAACAACACAGACTCCCACCACGCAGAATTGGCCGCCGGGTACAATGTGCGGTTCGTAAACTGCCTGTTCTCCGGTCAGACCAATCAAACGGAGAGCAGTGCGGAGGCGCTGCAAATTGATATTTTAGAGAAAAATCGGCACTTCGCCAACTTTCCGGCCTATGACGGCACGATGAACCAAAAGATCACCGTAGAGGACTGCACATTTCAGGACCTGATCTGCGGGGTAGGCACCCGCAACGCCTTTGCCGGGCGGTATCAGAAGGGCGTTACCATTCGTGGCAACACCTTTCGGCGCCTGCAAGGCACGGCTATTGTGTGCACCAATTATGTGGATACAGTGGTCGAGAAGAACACCATCACCGACTGCGGTCGGGGCGTGGCATATTATATGTGCAAAAACAGCGGCGTGACCGATGTGTTCACCGACGGCAGCGGCAAGGTGCTGGGTAAGCGCAATACGGACTGCGGCAGCCGCATTACCGACAATATCATCTCCGTTTGTCAAACAGCGGAGATGGACAAGCCCAGGGGTATGTTTCTGTACGGCGGCAAGGCCACCGGCAAAATGCCTGCCGGAAATTATGCAGTCTATAACCTGACGGTCAGTGGTAACACCCTTACCACCACCGGCGGCGGGATCACCGGCACCGATCTGCAAAACTGCACGCTTGCAGACAACCGCATTACCCATACCGGTGCGGCGGCGGAGACCACTGTGGGAATTCTCCTTCACGGCAGCAGTGGTAATTTGATCGAGAAAAATACTTGCACCGCCCTACACAACGGGCTGAAGTGTATGGACGCCTCCCACAACAACGAGCTGCGGAGCAATACGGTAACGAACAGCCGCTCCAGCGCCGTTTGCATTGTGGACAGCAACGGGGTAGAGGTGACGGAAAACACCATTCGCGCCGGGGCCACCAACGGCATTTTTGTGCAGCGGAGCAAAAAGGCGCGTCTGCTGCGCAATACCATTCAGGCAATGGGTCATAACGGCATTTGCCTGGCGGAGAAGAGCACTGCCGCCACCGGCAGCAATCGGATCAGCGGCTGCCGTCGCTATGGGATGAGTTCCCAGCCGGGAACTGCCCTGACCACCGTGGGCGATCGGCTTACCGGCAACACCAAGGGGCAGGGAATCGCGCAGGGCAGCAAGAATATGAAGTTCTCAACCATAGGCAGTACCCGCCTGGTAGGCGGCCGGATCCGCCGTGGCAAATATAAGGGCAAGATCGCCCTGCAGTGGAAAGCGGTCCCCGGCGCCAAGCAATATGTGCTTTACCGTAGAGACGGCAGCATCCGCGGCAAATACCGCCGGGTGGTAACGCTTACCGGCACCCGCTATATCGACACAGCCCCCAAGCGGGGCAAAACCGCCGCCTATCGCCTGGTGGCGCAAACCAAAACAAACGGCGTGACTGCGGAAAGCCCCGTGGCGCGCGCCGCAGTGAGGATTAAAGGATGACTTTACAGGAAATTGTAGATCGTTCTCGGCGCATCGTCTTTTTTGGCGGCGCCGGGGTGTCTACCGAGAGCGGTATTCCGGACTTTCGCAGTGTGGACGGCTTGTATCATCAGCAATATGACTATCCGCCGGAGCAGATCCTTTCTCGCAGCTTTTTTGACGAGAACCCGGCGGAATTCTACCGCTTTTACCGCAGCAAAATGCTGTGCCCGCATGCCAAGCCTAACGCTGCCCATTACAAATTGGCAGAGCTGGAGCAAGCAGGCAAGTGCACCGCTGTGGTGACCCAGAATATTGACGGCCTGCACCAGGCAGCGGGCAGCCGCACGGTATATGAGCTCCACGGCTCCGTGCTGCGTAATCACTGTATGCGCTGCGGCAGAGCCTACGGTGTGGAGGCGGTGGCAGAGGCTGCCGGTATACCCCGGTGCGTTTGCGGTGGGATTATCAAGCCGGATGTGGTGCTGTATGAGGAAGGACTTGACCAACAGACCGTAGAGGGCGCCGTACATGCCATTGCCCGGGCAGACTGCCTGATCGTGGCGGGTACATCTCTTTCTGTGTACCCGGCGGCGGGCTTTATCCGCTACTTTCAGGGGGAGCACTTTGTACTCATTAACCGGGATCCTACCCCGGCGGACAAGCTGGCAGACTTGGTGCTGCACCAAAAGGTGGGGCAGGTGCTGTCCCAAATTCAAGTACGCTAACGGAGGCGCTTATGCCCATTTCAGTGATGCTCAAGCCGGCTTCCGGCAACTGCAATCTGCGGTGTAAATACTGCTTTTACCACGACCTGGCTGCTACCCGGCAGACGGAGAACAAGGGTTATATGACCCGGGATACCGCCTTGCAGGTGATGGACAAAGCCCTGGCTTTTGCCGGGGACGGACCGGTATATTTTACCTTTCAGGGCGGGGAACCGCTGCTGGCGGGGAAAGACTTTTTTCGCTTTTTCTTCTCCTCTTGCAAGGAACGGCAGCGCCCCGGCGTGACCGTCCAGTTCTGCGTGCAGACCAACGGTACTTTGCTGGACGACGAATGGTGCGACCTGTTTTTGGAATACGGCTGTTTGGTGGGTGTGTCTCTGGACGGCGACCGGGAGGGCAACCGTTACCGGGTGTACCCGGACGGACGCAGCTCCTTTGACGATGTGTTTCACGGTGTGCAGCTGCTGACCCGGCGCAGGGTGCCTTTTAATATTCTCTCGGTGCTCACCGCTTACGGTGCTACCCATGTGCGATCGTCCTATCGCTTCTTTAAGCAGCAAGGGCTGCGCCACTTGCAGTACATACCCTGCCTGCGCCCCTTTGCCATGGATGCGCCGGAGGATCTGTTTATGACCGATGACGACTACGCCGCCTTTTTGCAGCAGGGGTTCAAGCTGTATGCCAACGATGCCCTGCGGGGTAACCCGGTGTCTGTGCGTATGTTTGACAATTACTTGCTGCTGGCTCGGGGGCAGAACGCAGAGCAGTGCGGTATGAACGGCACCTGCGCTACCCAGTTTGTGGTGGAGGCGGACGGCAGTACCTACCCCTGTGACTTTTACTGTACCGATGATTGGTACCTGGGCAATATCTGTGCCGGGGATTTTGACGGCTTTTTCCATAGTGAAAAGATGGTGGAATTCTTAAAGAATTCTTTTCAGTTGCCCCCGGCGTGCAAGACCTGCCGCTGGTTCACGCTTTGTCGGGGCGGCGGCTGCAAGCGCAACCGAGTGGGCACGGATTATTGC comes from Oscillospiraceae bacterium and encodes:
- a CDS encoding iron-containing alcohol dehydrogenase family protein yields the protein MTDYSITLPSYSIGEQVYKQIPTVCAPFGATAVVIGGHKAMAAVRERLLAAIQGSAVTITDFVWYGGEASRENIAALAENPAVAAADMIFAVGGGKALDTGKAYGEESGKPVFTFPTIASTCAATTAVSILYHADGTFLAPDFHKAPPVHAFILPSVIAAAPRRYIWAGMGDTYAKYFEAEMSSRGEALVHYHALGVNVSRMCLDPLLTYGAQAMADIDAARCTYAVEQVILAIIVTTGIASILLTAEHIVDYNSGLAHAVFYALTAWPHIEARHLHGEVVGFGVLILLLTDGNLDGFRQMYAFNRSVGLPTALSQVEMTGADVEKLVPLVAKMPDIAHNPYTITEEMLHKAFADLDYYNQHQAFKENE
- the mnmA gene encoding tRNA 2-thiouridine(34) synthase MnmA, yielding MSGGVDSSVAAKLMLDAGYDCMGATMKLFDSDDILMAQREKTCCSLSDVEDARSVARRLGMPYQVFNFKGDFKEKVIDKFIATYEAGGTPNPCIDCNKCLKFDTLCRRAITLGYDYVVTGHYARIDCVDGRYRLRKALDDKKDQSYVLYNLSQEQLAHTLFPLGELHKDQVRAIAEENGFINAHKRESQDICFVPDGDYAAFIESYTGRHYPPGDFVDTQGNVLGRHKGIIRYTIGQRRGLGLALPAPLYVCKKDPESNTVTLCPNDQLNSTVVRVTEFNWLSIAAPAEPLHAAAKIRYNMHQAPCTVEVLPGGDVQLTFDAPQRAVTPGQAAVIYDGDTVLGGGRIV
- a CDS encoding right-handed parallel beta-helix repeat-containing protein — encoded protein: MQKMRFFRRCLPLFLAFWLLLAVAGAPFAAYAGESVTVRDSSGKVCYAAPMDPENACPALQSALDTVRSGAYGTCTVTVTPGEYRMTKSAVLASDMTLNLTGVTLLNANAGKGNIFISPNRDRTGKDYTEYSALENCTLRGGTLDYAPGNTNGSCLLRLAHCKNVTVDGTAFLNNTDSHHAELAAGYNVRFVNCLFSGQTNQTESSAEALQIDILEKNRHFANFPAYDGTMNQKITVEDCTFQDLICGVGTRNAFAGRYQKGVTIRGNTFRRLQGTAIVCTNYVDTVVEKNTITDCGRGVAYYMCKNSGVTDVFTDGSGKVLGKRNTDCGSRITDNIISVCQTAEMDKPRGMFLYGGKATGKMPAGNYAVYNLTVSGNTLTTTGGGITGTDLQNCTLADNRITHTGAAAETTVGILLHGSSGNLIEKNTCTALHNGLKCMDASHNNELRSNTVTNSRSSAVCIVDSNGVEVTENTIRAGATNGIFVQRSKKARLLRNTIQAMGHNGICLAEKSTAATGSNRISGCRRYGMSSQPGTALTTVGDRLTGNTKGQGIAQGSKNMKFSTIGSTRLVGGRIRRGKYKGKIALQWKAVPGAKQYVLYRRDGSIRGKYRRVVTLTGTRYIDTAPKRGKTAAYRLVAQTKTNGVTAESPVARAAVRIKG
- a CDS encoding NAD-dependent protein deacylase; amino-acid sequence: MTLQEIVDRSRRIVFFGGAGVSTESGIPDFRSVDGLYHQQYDYPPEQILSRSFFDENPAEFYRFYRSKMLCPHAKPNAAHYKLAELEQAGKCTAVVTQNIDGLHQAAGSRTVYELHGSVLRNHCMRCGRAYGVEAVAEAAGIPRCVCGGIIKPDVVLYEEGLDQQTVEGAVHAIARADCLIVAGTSLSVYPAAGFIRYFQGEHFVLINRDPTPADKLADLVLHQKVGQVLSQIQVR
- a CDS encoding radical SAM protein yields the protein MPISVMLKPASGNCNLRCKYCFYHDLAATRQTENKGYMTRDTALQVMDKALAFAGDGPVYFTFQGGEPLLAGKDFFRFFFSSCKERQRPGVTVQFCVQTNGTLLDDEWCDLFLEYGCLVGVSLDGDREGNRYRVYPDGRSSFDDVFHGVQLLTRRRVPFNILSVLTAYGATHVRSSYRFFKQQGLRHLQYIPCLRPFAMDAPEDLFMTDDDYAAFLQQGFKLYANDALRGNPVSVRMFDNYLLLARGQNAEQCGMNGTCATQFVVEADGSTYPCDFYCTDDWYLGNICAGDFDGFFHSEKMVEFLKNSFQLPPACKTCRWFTLCRGGGCKRNRVGTDYCRAYQTFFANTEHLFAQLR